The following coding sequences are from one Caldisericia bacterium window:
- a CDS encoding AAA family ATPase, giving the protein MKIPKFPNILFYGPAGVGKSKLVELTYKRFQIELWANTRLITTTPGQLKNLRVVNDLMKRIAQMQKDGTYVFLFIDEIHGLSHNSLVEEALYSAMQDGEYHILEDGKDTVLKLPLLTFAGATTNPALLSEPLRHRFQIEVELFTYSEEELQQQPLNTTHWDQYIGQNHAKQLIEYYIQAIKLSIEEGDLDIVITPEANSYASQYKFTDGRARKRLRLLKLAIIRAMAENRRDADGNILVLREDVNEVRKLLGIDEDGLTNAHRRVLQFLASIPPHYKARQDTVINVCKLTKDEYREDIQPKLIENGWLETRGGQALTELGKEYCRIRGWLKSLPQPDEKIIQDENDISDFDKLLEKLTGDKDDKDDN; this is encoded by the coding sequence ATGAAGATACCTAAATTTCCAAATATCTTATTCTATGGACCAGCAGGAGTAGGCAAGAGTAAGCTTGTAGAGTTAACTTATAAAAGATTTCAAATTGAGTTATGGGCTAATACAAGATTAATTACTACAACCCCAGGGCAATTGAAGAATTTACGAGTAGTCAACGATTTAATGAAACGGATTGCACAGATGCAGAAAGACGGCACCTATGTTTTTCTCTTTATAGATGAAATACACGGACTATCACACAATAGCTTAGTGGAAGAAGCCTTGTATTCCGCTATGCAGGATGGGGAATATCATATCTTAGAGGATGGCAAAGATACTGTCTTGAAGCTACCCCTCTTAACTTTTGCTGGAGCGACAACGAATCCAGCATTATTAAGCGAACCGTTAAGACACAGATTTCAAATCGAAGTAGAGTTATTCACTTATTCAGAGGAAGAATTACAACAGCAACCCCTGAACACAACGCATTGGGACCAATATATAGGGCAGAATCACGCAAAACAATTGATTGAATACTATATACAGGCGATTAAGCTATCCATAGAGGAAGGAGACTTAGATATTGTAATTACACCAGAAGCAAACTCTTATGCCTCACAATATAAATTCACAGATGGGAGAGCGAGGAAAAGATTAAGACTCTTAAAACTTGCAATTATACGAGCTATGGCAGAAAATAGAAGAGATGCAGATGGCAACATATTAGTGTTAAGGGAAGATGTAAACGAAGTGCGAAAACTGTTGGGAATTGATGAAGACGGATTAACAAATGCACACAGACGAGTACTCCAATTCTTAGCCTCTATACCACCGCATTATAAAGCGAGACAGGATACTGTTATCAATGTCTGTAAGTTAACCAAAGATGAATATAGAGAGGATATACAACCCAAATTGATAGAGAATGGATGGCTGGAAACGAGAGGGGGTCAGGCACTTACTGAACTGGGGAAAGAATATTGTAGAATAAGAGGCTGGCTTAAAAGTTTACCTCAACCCGATGAAAAAATAATACAGGATGAAAACGATATAAGCGATTTTGATAAATTGTTAGAGAAATTGACAGGAGACAAGGATGACAAAGACGATAACTAA
- a CDS encoding recombinase family protein: protein MTKTITKAIGYARVSTGEQESIPDQIEWITQTAHQKHIELVAIYSEVAHRDTLEGRPVMQKLLQDIQNGSDVDCIIAFRLDRISGSIEDAIKIEKILRKAGIEYIITSEGLFQPGSLLTRLKWVISEDELKIIKQRQRLGIERIKREGKLTGGIPDGYKYDPLSDVNPVIDKERAPIVLEVLNTYLKYPPTKAVKVLNEKISEGIVPKKAKVWTVRILQRYVSQKRLYFYAGKRLYNDEIIECEWQPLIDDEFLEKLLVVKMMRKGRGTSQLHYDNKPKYLLTGMGKLICGYCGHAMSSHKSVRKRKDGSVRVDLYYICPSLKGLWPCKATRFHQMKRIDDLVLEAVFKRFIKVWKHKREALKRSLLAENQSVKAESERIMQEINRLKEENTKYIEAIKTIKHLRAIKQIAKKIESNERRIISLENTHKDLLAKLHGIHPKTQILDIANLTLDNFNVWPL, encoded by the coding sequence ATGACAAAGACGATAACTAAAGCAATAGGATATGCGAGAGTCTCTACAGGGGAGCAGGAATCCATACCCGACCAGATAGAATGGATCACTCAGACTGCACATCAAAAACATATTGAGCTTGTAGCTATTTATTCAGAAGTAGCTCACCGTGATACATTAGAAGGTAGACCAGTAATGCAGAAGCTCCTTCAGGATATACAGAATGGTAGTGATGTAGATTGTATTATTGCGTTCCGCTTAGACAGAATTTCAGGCAGTATAGAAGATGCAATAAAGATTGAGAAAATCTTGCGTAAAGCAGGAATAGAGTATATCATTACTTCAGAAGGTTTGTTCCAACCCGGTAGTCTTCTAACAAGGTTAAAGTGGGTGATAAGTGAAGACGAATTAAAGATTATAAAACAGAGACAGAGATTGGGAATTGAACGAATCAAAAGGGAGGGTAAACTGACGGGTGGAATCCCCGATGGTTATAAGTATGATCCATTATCTGATGTTAATCCCGTCATAGACAAAGAACGAGCCCCCATAGTGTTAGAAGTCTTGAATACTTATTTAAAATATCCACCCACAAAGGCAGTTAAAGTTTTAAATGAAAAAATCTCCGAAGGGATTGTGCCGAAAAAAGCGAAAGTCTGGACTGTACGCATTCTCCAGCGATATGTTTCACAAAAGCGGTTATACTTTTATGCGGGTAAACGCTTGTATAATGATGAAATTATAGAATGTGAATGGCAACCCCTGATTGATGACGAATTCTTAGAAAAATTACTTGTGGTTAAAATGATGAGAAAGGGTAGAGGCACAAGCCAACTCCATTATGATAATAAGCCAAAGTATCTATTAACAGGAATGGGGAAGCTAATATGTGGCTATTGTGGTCATGCTATGTCAAGTCATAAATCCGTGAGAAAAAGAAAGGATGGAAGCGTAAGGGTAGATTTATATTACATCTGCCCATCTTTAAAGGGATTATGGCCTTGTAAGGCAACCCGTTTTCACCAGATGAAGCGAATAGATGATTTAGTCTTAGAAGCCGTATTTAAACGGTTTATCAAAGTATGGAAGCACAAAAGGGAAGCATTAAAACGGTCTCTCTTGGCAGAAAATCAATCCGTTAAAGCAGAATCCGAACGGATAATGCAAGAGATTAATCGGCTTAAAGAAGAAAATACTAAATATATTGAAGCCATTAAAACAATCAAGCACCTTAGAGCCATTAAACAGATAGCTAAAAAAATAGAAAGCAATGAACGAAGAATCATATCCT